The nucleotide window gtaggaataaacggacagttctcccaatggagggctgtagaaagtggagtccctcaaggatcggtattgggacctatacttttcaacttgttcattaatgacctagaattaggagtgagcagtgaagtggccaagtttgctgatgacactaaattgttcagggttgttaaaacaaaaagggattgcgaagagctccaaaaagacctctccaaactgagtgaatgggcagaaaaatggcaaatgcaattcaatataaacaagtgtaaagttatgcatattggagcaaaaaatcttaatttcacatatacgctcatggggtctgaactggcggtgaccgaccaggagagagacctcggggttgtagtggacagcacgatgaaaatgtcgacccagtgtgcggcagctgtgaaaaaggcaaattccatgctagcaataattaggaaaggtattgaaaataaaacagccgatatcataatgccgttgtataaatctatggtgcggcctcatttggaatactgtgtacagttctggttgcctcatctcaaaaaggatattatagagttggaaaaggttcagaagagggcaaccagaatgatcaaggggatggagcgactcccttacgaggaaaggttgcagcatttggggctttttagtttagaaaaaaggcgggtcagaggagacatgatagaagtgtataaaattatgcatggcattgagaaagtggatagagaaaagttcttctccctctctcataatgctagaactcgtggacattcaaagaagctgaatgttggaagattcaggacagacaaaaggaagtacttctttactcagcacatagttaaactatggaatttgctcccacaagatgcagtaatggccaccagcttggacggctttaaaagaagattagaccaattcatggaggacacggctatcaatggctactagctgtgatggctgtgctctgccaccctagtcagaggcagcatgcttctgaaaaccagttgccggaagcctcaggaggggagagtgttcttgcactcgggtcctgcttgcaggcttcccccaggcatctggttggccactgtgagaacaggatggtggactagatgggccactggcctgatccagcaggctcttcttatgttcttatgttcttatcatactttggacgcatcatgagaagacatgattcactacagaagacaataatgctgggaaaaacagaagggaatagaaaaagaggaagaccaaacaagggatggcttgattccataaaggaagccacagacctgaacttacaagatctgaacagggtggttcacaagagatgctattggaggttgctgattcattgggtcgccataagttgcaatcgacttgaaggcacattacaacagCAACAACCAGCATTTATTAATATGATTAAATTTAGACTCTTGATAAATGGGCCCATCTCAAGAGGTGCATCCTATTGTAAAGTTGACTCAATTAGATTACACTTCATGAGCTAAGGCAGCCGTGATTATTGACATCACACTTCCACTGAGGAGAGAGAACCAAACAGAAGACTTTTTTTAAGGATTAGAAGCACTACTAGAGCAGAGGGACTTCCAGACACAGCTAGCAGTCCCCCAAATTTCTGACATATTTGGAGAGACAATCATATTATCTGGCCATCACGAAAAATAGAATACTGACTGCATGGACATTTAGGATGTGACCCTAAACATATTTAGAAGGCGGAAAacccattgagctcaataggatttgcttctaagtaaacatactTATAATTCTACTGCTATTCTGGTGAAATAGTGAGGTTTGTATAGGATTGTACCATAAATATGCTAATCAGGCTAAAAACAAAACGTGTTtggagaatgattttttttcaaataCTATAACCAGCAACAAATTAGAACAGGTAGTTCATTAGCGAGATAGCTAGCTCTTTCAGTGAAAGTGTAGGTGGCTCTTAAAAGAGCCTTTTTGGATTTAGGATTCCCTCGTTGAGAGCTTCATTTGCTCTTAGCCTTGTGAGTCTCGGTCTTCTTGGGCAACAGGACAGCCTGGATGTTGGGAAGGACGCCTCCTTGGGCAATAGTCACTTTACCCAAGAGCTTGTTCAGCTCCTCGTCGTTGCGGATGGCGAGCTGCAAGTGACGAGGGATGATCCTGGTCTTCTTGTTGTCTCGGGCGgcgttgccagccagctccaggattTCGGCAGTCAGGTACTCCAGCACGGCCGCCAAGTAGACCGGCGCGCCAGCCCCAACACGCTCGGCGTAGTTCCCTTTGCGCAGCAGACGATGCACACGACCCACAGGGAACTGCAGCCCAGCACGAGAAGAGCGAGTCTTGGCCTTTGCCCTCGCCTTGCCTCCTTGCTTGCCGCGTCCAGACATTTTAATTTCTCAGCTTTGCAATTGCCTCACCTACAAAATTTTAAATAGAATTACTCTACACCAGCTTCCTCCACGGTCTTTATTCATGCCGCGAGCTTGTAATTATGAATCCTCATTGGCTAGTGCCTTCAAACCATGTGATTTAACTATCGAATAGGAACTGTACGTCTTTCTCTTTATCCCATTGGTTGGAAGGTTTGGAGCGTGTCTAATAGGAATCAAGAGAGTAGCAGCCTTTATTTTCGTTGAAGTGAATATCCTTGACGTAAGAAAATATGATTGgatgtcttttgttgttgttaaccaATAAGGAATCGAGCGGCTGAATATGCTAATTATAATGAGGCTGCTATAAATCGAATGGTCCGGgtctcttcctttatttcttcGCTGCTGGAAAAAAAAAGGTGCTGTCGCGATGCCTGAACCACCTAAGTCTGTTTCTGCACCGAAGAAGGGCTCTAAGAAAGCCGTCACCAAGACGCAGAAGAAGGGCGACAAGAAGCGCAAGAAGAGCCGCAAGGAGAGCTACTCCATTTACGTGTACAAGGTGCTAAAGCAGGTCCACCCCGACACCGGCATCTCCTCGAAGGCCATGAGCATCATGAACTCCTTCGTCAATGACATCTTCGAGCGCATCGCCGCCGAGGCGTCGCGCCTGGCCCATTACAACAAGCGCTCCACCATCACCTCCCGGGAGATCCAGACCGCGGTGCGCCTCCTGCTGCCGGGGGAGCTGGCCAAGCACGCCGTGTCCGAAGGCACCAAGGCTGTCACCAAGTACACCAGCTCCAAGTAATCTTGACTGGTTCCCAGGACGTACCAAGCCCAAAGGCTCTTTTAAGAGCCGCCTAACTTATCAAGAAAAGCCCTGTGATCGCTGTGTGTTCAACTTCATGCAAAACAATTTCTTAAAATCTTTAGCTGAAGCTGCAGAAAATAAAGGGGAGGAAAGATTTCGCCGAGCACAAGAAATGGCATGTAGGTTTTCGATTAAACCATTTTTGTCAACCTTTGCATCACTCAATGCAGCGCTCAGTCTTGCACAACACTGCAGTCCTGTACACGTCTACTTGGAAGCAACCCCTGTTGAATTTAAGAATATAAAAATAAGGATCCATTCTAGGTCAGTTTAATTTTCCATGCCTGTAGTTTTATAAAGGTCTCGTTATGCTCAGTTGATGGGGATCAAGGTACCTTTCATTAAGGTAAAAATCCGTATTTGGGACATCATGAGTTGAGTCTCCTGAGGGTGGATCTTTCTTTACAATATTACATATCTTCAGCCTTTTTGGgttaaactttactgttttcttgTGGACCTGACGCTTGGGTGCCACCTTGCGGTAATTTTTAATTTCTTTCATCTTGTCTTTATATAGGTATGAAATTAACACGCTTGTCTTCCTAATTGACCAGCCTTTTTCAAGCTTTCAAAGAAAGGTGTTTGCAGTTGGCCGGTTAGCTCGGTTGGTTAGAACGTGGTGCTAATAACGCAAAGATCGAGGGTTCGATTACCGTATGGCCACTTAAGTTTCAGCTTTTACTTCAAACATTCTCTAACCTTATGCCATGCCATGGTATTCGGTTTGGTCCTCAACTTTTGGGCCCAATGAAAGAAAACTCTTCAGTAAATCTGCTGGAATTCATTTTCGATTTTCCCTTCTAAGACAAACTTTTATAATTCCAACAGTATGTTCCCTTTATTTGCACAAATGCCTTAAGGAAAAAATCGTAGGAGCCCCTCCAGCTGAATTGCTATGACCTTATTCTGGACTTCTCCTTggaatggggggtggggagaaaccttgtaaataaataaaacaaaaacaatttagaGACATTACAAAACATCAACTTGCATTGGCCAAGAATCAAACCCTGATCAACTGCTTGAAAGGTAGCTATGCTAACCACTATACAACCAACACACATGCTGCAAACTGCTTATATAAGTCCCTTTAAGGATGCTATCAAAATATTCCAGTGTCTAGATAGGAAAGGATCAGAGACTGTCCGGTTTTAATGTCTAAAGTCATATAGATGCAACCAGACCTCTGTGCAAAAGAGGAGGACTTGAGGTCTAtcctgttgttgtgtaaattcgtatatttgttaagcagagaacgacagcagtctgaaatgcgGGTGTGCCAGTGTGtacgtttacctaagaaagcaggcttttaccctgcattgagatcactgagacttaagacttagtaaaataagaacagctactttatttatagaaatagatagtagataggaaaggcatacctagttctaactagctgactaagttggaggcacaatgcccaggcttgggagttgccctcatggctaggagagagaaagcagagaCAAAAGTGTCACCTCTCTCTCGGATAgtcagagaagagaggaaagggcagaaggaggaggggcagataagcttcccttaagatttatcagtctaacaatggaaggaagtcagtcagaacatcacaggtaaaggtaatcaagcctatccacctggaggaccctaactctatctcccttctggaacataagcaaaagaacaaaacaggagttgctcttgccccacttccaacatatcCAAGTATAGTTAGAATGGCACAAGTGCGCATACACAAGACTCCAATTATTCAAATCCCCTGGAGGTTCAGTGTGAATGTGTGTACAGACATAAACTGATAATCTGGGGGATTAACAATCCAGGAGACTACATCAGAAGgatccatttacattttttatgatTCCTCACACATGATCTGATATTGCTTTTGCTGGTTTATCAAAGTCTTCTTTGGACTAGCATTATCTGAGGAAACATTCTGTAAACTTTTGCTTTCACAATTATTTATACACTgcctttcaggatacaaatccttccaaggcAGCTATCAAGTAACAtcaatgcacattaaaatgcgcACGCAAGTAACAATGTCAGCTCATAGTATGACATTGTTATTTGTGTGTGCATTCTGATATAGTATAAAGATCCTTCCCACAGAGCAGCGGATAAGTCTaacaatggctgctagtcatggtggctatgttctgccttcactgttggaggcactatCCTCTgatcaccagttgctggaaatcacaagtggggagagtagtGTTGTGctgagatcctgcttgcaggcttcccataatgggctgGATCAGATGGGCCTTGGGCATGATCCGGCAGGGCTtggcccactgttaaagaccttagcctggaagacaatcttactcggccatgagtgatcaccaatggatGAATGAATAAGTGCAGCGAGGGAGAGGAACAGTCCAGCTGGAACAGGAGCTTCCACTGTCTTCACTTGTCTTAATTTTCTTCAGTTCTTTCTGATGCAGCAGttggaatgtaagaagagccctttgGAATCAGGACAAAGGGACATATCTACAGCAGTGCAGCACCCtatttctctcagtggccaactggGTGCCTatatgaagcccacaagcagaacaagagtgcaacagctctcttcTGCAGTTGTTTCTCAGCAACCAGTATCCAGAGACAtgttgcctctgatactggaggtagtgtagctatcatgactaatagccactgacagccttattctccatgaatttgtctaacccgcTTCCTGAACTGTCCAGTTTAGTGGCTGTCACTATATCTTGTTGTGGTGGGTTCCATGTTTGTTAGGAGGCTGCTAACTGCAAGAATCTGAGAGAAATTCCACCTCAGTACTGATtaagtaaactgcttagaggttttgatgacTGTGGTGTATAAGccctgttaaataaaaataaatcccttCTATTTTATGGACTcattcctcctccacccccttGCCTTGTGTGCTGGCTCCTTCTTTTACATATGCTTGGGCTGGTTTAGTCCTGGTCAAAATTATTCAGCTAATTATGTCAAATTAAAGggtgtatgcatgtatgtgtgcacaacagagagagagagagcacatggcttgttttgtttttgctgagcTGTTCCCTAATGTGGTAATAattgtgtatattttgattctgtcTACTCAGATGAACATTATTCCTATTTGGAATAGACCTCTGTGAGTTACTAGATAAATCTTCCAAGATGCACTATCACCACAGTTCAAAGATGAGACTCTGAGAACAAGTGTAAGTGAAACACCTGTCTGGGAAGACTCACTGATATAATTTAATTGTGTTGTGTGAAGATGTACTTCCTTCTCTCTGTCCAACTCTCCAaccgttcagcttcattgaatgacctGAGGTTGTACAATCACGATGGTCAGGAGGAACTCTATCCACACCATGATAACCTTCTATAAAtattcatcacacacacacctcttactCCCATAATTCAAGCACTGTTCTTCAGGGTACTCCTAGATGCTCAGGTAGAAGTGGCAGTGCAGCCATGGGTGGGCCTTGGGGACAAAGTCCAGGACCCCAAAGCACAGTTCCACCAAATGACCACCCAGAAAGTAGCAGGTGATGTGGTCTGCAGCAAATAGAGCTCATATTAGCATTTTGGCTGGCATGGACACACTGGGGCTCAACACAATTTCCCTTCTgtctttgtttttaagtgttatAGTCAGGGGGCAGGTGATCAGGAATTCACATGGTGATAGATGCTTATTTTATTAATGTTACTTTAAAACTTTTGCTTTTCTACAGCAAAATGGTGCTTATACATAAGTAAATGTGCAAGGAGTGACTGCTTATTTATTCCTAATGCATGTGCACAACTGAAGTTCATCATAATCTCAATTTGTCACATCCTGTCCATCACTGAGCTCAGACACTGGTTCAAGGCCACAAATGCTACTCCAGGACTTGATGGAAAAGGGAAACAGAGCCAGGATATGGCAGGCTGAAAGACACGCACACAAACTCCCATGTCCTCCCAACATTgtgtttcttgttgttgttgttgttgttgttgttgttgttatgtgccttcaagtcaactacgacttatggcgaccctatgaatcagcaacttctagtagcatctgttacaaaccaccctgttcagatcttgtaagttcaggtctgtggcttcctttgtggaatcaatccatctcttgtttggccttcctcttctactccctgctgttttcccagcattgttgtcttttctagtgaatcatgtcttctcattatgagtcccaagtatgataacctcagtttcttcattttagcttctaatgatagttctggtttaattggttctaacacccaaaggACCCttcgtggcacagagtggtaagcagcggtaacgcagccaaagctctgctcacggccggagttcaattccaacggaagtcaaatctccggtaaaaggggtcaaggtccactcagccttccatccatccgtggtcagtaaaatgagtacccggcatatgctggggagtaaagaaaggccagggaaggaactggcaatcccaccccatatatacggtctgcctagtaaacgtcacaagccattaccctaagagttggaaatgactcgcactacaagtgcggggacacctttacctttttaacacccaattatttgtcttatttgcagtccatgatatgcgcaaggctctcctccaacaaacagcacatttcaaaagagttgatttttctcttatccacctttttcactgtccaactttcacatccatacatagagattgggaataccatagtctgaatgatcctgactttaatattcagtgatacatctttgcatttgaggaccttttctagttctctcctagctgaCCTTCCCAGTTctagccatcttctgatttcttgactattgtctacattttggttaaacctgtgccaaggtattgacaatccttgacaagttcaatgtcctcgttgtcaactttaaagttacataaatattctttTGTCAattctttagtcttcttgacgttcagctgtagtcctgcttttgtgctttcctccttaactttcaccagcattcatttcaaatcattactggtttctgctagtagtatggtatagtctgcatgtcttaaattatttatatttctccttccaattttcacccctctttcatcttggtccaatcctgctttccatatgatatgttttgcatatagattaaacaaatagagtgataaaatacacccctgtctcacaccctttccgattgggaaccaatcggtttctccatattttgtccttatagtaagtagcctcttgtccagagtataggttgtgcattaggacaatcagatgctgtggcacccccatttcttttaaagcattccatcatttttcatgatctacagagtcaaaggctttgctgtattctataaagcacagggtgattttcttttgaaattccttggtctgttccattatccaatgtatgtttgtgatatgatctctggtgcttcttccctttctacatccagcttggaggtctggcatttcttgctccatatatggtaagagctttt belongs to Rhineura floridana isolate rRhiFlo1 chromosome 11, rRhiFlo1.hap2, whole genome shotgun sequence and includes:
- the LOC133366350 gene encoding histone H2A type 2-C-like, whose amino-acid sequence is MSGRGKQGGKARAKAKTRSSRAGLQFPVGRVHRLLRKGNYAERVGAGAPVYLAAVLEYLTAEILELAGNAARDNKKTRIIPRHLQLAIRNDEELNKLLGKVTIAQGGVLPNIQAVLLPKKTETHKAKSK
- the LOC133366356 gene encoding histone H2B 1/2/3/4/6-like — translated: MPEPPKSVSAPKKGSKKAVTKTQKKGDKKRKKSRKESYSIYVYKVLKQVHPDTGISSKAMSIMNSFVNDIFERIAAEASRLAHYNKRSTITSREIQTAVRLLLPGELAKHAVSEGTKAVTKYTSSK